TGGTGATAAAAAGAATACCTAATGACATGAAATACAAACACCACCAACAAGGAAGGCGTTGGTGGTGTTTGACATGTGTATTATTCAAACATTGGTTTCACATCGTAGCCTCTTGACTGCAAAAGGTCGACAATACTATTTTCCCCAACTAAATGAAGCGCACCTACGACTACAAAGTATGTCTCAGATGATTCATTTTTTAAGAAGTCTTCGATCTTCTCTGTCATCTTAAGGTCACGCTCGTCAGTTAGTGCGTAAAAATACTCAAGAAAATCTTGAGACTGCTCTCCTTCTAGTATCCGCAACTTACTTAGTGCTTGTATATCACCGCTCGTCCACAAGGACATTAACTCAGCGATTTTTTCTTGATTTGTTTCTTGCTCAAATAAGGTTGAATATAAAGCTTGTTCCTGAGACTCGGGCGATAAAAGTGTATAGAGGTCTAGCTGTTGTTTCACTGTTTCTAAACTAATTATCTCTTTATTATCATCCACTGCTTTTCTTAGAAAATATTGATCGATACCTAGATCTGAACTGTATCCAGCCTCTTCTAGAAGAGCCGCTTCTACCATATCGGAAACCAACCAGGGTTTAAATAGTGTAACCGCTTCGGCCTGTAAGCCAAGATTTCTTAGCGTTTGTAACAACTCGTCGTAAAGTTCACTAGCGATATGGTCCTCTATGGTCGTTCCATCATTGTAAATGCCAATTTCACTAAGTAACTTCATCATTTCCGTTTGATTTAAATCATTCACATTTACTTCGACAGCTAAATAATCTGAGGCTTTATAAGCAGCATCAATTTCGTCAGCTAATGGATAGAGAGCTGGTATGCCTATGTGAATTGAGCCTAATAAATAGACAGTATTCTCTTCATGAGTAACCTTGTAAAAAATCCCTTTTGATGCCTCTTCTTTTGGATCAAGTTGATCCATTGTTTTTTCTGTGCATCCAAAGAGGAAAATCACTAGTACCAACAGTAACCCTAACTTTTTCAACAACATGTAATGCCTCCCCACACTCTTTTGTTATAGTACCTATACGTGTGAAAAATAAAAAGGTTGCAGTTTAGATGATTGCTAATAATCGTTCCACAAACTTTTCTGAATCAAGTCTAGCTGCTACAAAAGGAGGACGAATCTGTTTTGCTCCCTCCAAAGGTTGGCCAAGCCATAATACATGTTGATCAATAATGATAAAAGGAAATGGAAACAGTTCATGGATAACGGTGACAGGTTGCCTAATTGGTACTACCTGATTTGAAAAGATCGTCACTTGAATTTTTTTCGGTAAGGCCTGTAACTGGGCTACCCACTCACTAGTCAAAGACGTTCCTTCTGGCAATGAAATCATGACTGTCTTTTTTGCTTCTAGGAGATCTTTAAAAACAAGTTCTAACTTAAGGGCGTGAATCCAA
This genomic window from Anaerobacillus sp. CMMVII contains:
- a CDS encoding TraB/GumN family protein; the encoded protein is MLLKKLGLLLVLVIFLFGCTEKTMDQLDPKEEASKGIFYKVTHEENTVYLLGSIHIGIPALYPLADEIDAAYKASDYLAVEVNVNDLNQTEMMKLLSEIGIYNDGTTIEDHIASELYDELLQTLRNLGLQAEAVTLFKPWLVSDMVEAALLEEAGYSSDLGIDQYFLRKAVDDNKEIISLETVKQQLDLYTLLSPESQEQALYSTLFEQETNQEKIAELMSLWTSGDIQALSKLRILEGEQSQDFLEYFYALTDERDLKMTEKIEDFLKNESSETYFVVVGALHLVGENSIVDLLQSRGYDVKPMFE